In Erigeron canadensis isolate Cc75 chromosome 8, C_canadensis_v1, whole genome shotgun sequence, the DNA window AAATTTTCTTAGCCCATTCCTATATCAAATCAGTGATATCATAGAGGTTAAACTTATAGCTTTTAATGATTGTGAGCAATCACCTATGTTAGAGAGAAGTGTTGTCGCTTCGAATGGAATTGGGGGGCGCAATTCCTAGAGCTCTCGCAGAACCAGGATAGTGTTCCATGACCATAACGAACACGAAAGTGAGGGGTTAACCAGACTAGGGAAAGTATTGTGTGATGTGCAATAAAGTCTacctttctttttcttacttCTTGTTCTTTACTCTCCCTCTATTCACTCTCactatcttattattatttcgtTACATTTATTATCAATCTATGTATACTATCTTATACGACTAATAATTATCACACActctctcataaaagtgttggatacaaaattatcattttacccttaataaattattttacaccataaaacaattttttattttaacttaacacaaaattaaataacactatttttatttataaatttattacatAAGGAAAAACTAAATATTACATTAGTAAGAAAAACATTCCGATACTAAAATAAAAACgattacattaaaaaaacattattatactaaataatagataataaaaaaatcttaatcaacgacattacatttaaaaaattaagacaCTAAAATAATGATAGATTTCTTATAAAATTTGACTGCTATCatctattaagtaaaaaaaaaaaaacaagaccTTCATTTTGATTGCTATCGTCCCTGGTCAAATAAACGGTTGCCCAAACTCGTTAATATAATTTTACCCATATGCCAAATGGACCTTCAAATCTTTTGGCAACAAACAGATGCAATCGGTTTAACCAAAAACTACGTGGCATTCCTAATTTGAAATTGTGCCTAGCTACCTCGGATTCTTGTTTGACCAAATTGTTAATACTTTGGGACACTTTCAAACCCCGTTTATCGCATCCATATAGATCCCCTCACTTTAATTGAGTAAGTAAATTACAGAAATAGCCTTTAAACTTTGGATGTTCATTGCGTGGCCAATAATTTCCACCAATATCACAACCTCAAACCCATAATACTCTTATCAACTTATCATCACACACAACAACCATGGCTTCCACGGCAAATTTAAGCCAAATTTTGGGCACTATTCCAGTCATATCAAAACTTTCTGGTGACGGCAAGCCCCGTACAGAGGCAGCTGCCTCTCGTTTGGTCGGAAACAAGGTGGAAGAAGgtcaaaacaacattttaaaACCAACAAGAAGACTAGCATTAGGCCTTGGAACTATTGGAATTTTTGCCAATTCTAATGTAGCAGTGTCTCTAGCTGATGATAATGGTTTTTGGCTGAATGGACCTATACCGATACCCCGGGCTGTCAATAGTACGTAACTCTCTAGCATCCCTTTCTctgtataatatatatgcaGTCCATTTGCTCAAATTTTAAAACGCTACATTTGACTTATGTGGTCAAACTTATCACGTTTTAGTTGAGATTCTTAAGtacgtattttttttatacttcaAGACAGAGAATTACTTTTTTTATACTTCAAGACAGAGTAAATTGTTAAGAAATTTTATAAAGGTTAAATCTTCAGGTCAAATTTAGagttacaactttttttttttaatctgacTCTTGAATGCAAATTTTGTACCTATTGCATTGATGAAAGGGTTTAACTGTTATATGTAGTGATTGATAATGTGGAGACGGGTACAAGGTCTTTCTTGAAGACGGGTGTGTATATAGCCGATATAGGGACTAAAGGAAGGCAATTTCGGCTTAAGAAGTATGCATTTGACCTTCTGGCTCTGGGAGACTTGATCGGGAAAGACGCGTGgaattatgttaaaaagtatctTCGCCTCAAGTCAACGTTCATGTACTTTGACTTTGATAAAGTGATCTCAGCTGCCACACCAGATGATAAGCCACCGCTTCTTGATCTTGCAAATAGATTGTTCGATACCGTCGAAAAGGTAATTAATTCTAGTCATTCAAAGCATTTTTCCTTCCTTACTTCTGATTTTATGGGCTTGTGACCACTTAAACCTCAAATATATgactatatttatattaagaaCCTCGGTTTTGGTAGAAAGACCACCTTATAATAAGTCAAAATGTATATATGAAAACCAATCCAGGTATCTTCCATGAttgataatttttgttttacagCTAGAAGATGCGGTCAAAAAACAAGACCTTCCACAGACAGAGTTACTGTACCATGACACAAGTGTTATTCTTCAAGAAGTTATGACTAAAATGGCATAAATCGTGTCTTCCCTTGAAAATGTATCATTTATGTACCATGATTCTGAAGTATCTCCAATCAACTTGTGTCTCAAAACATTCATCAAATGCCTCATAAGGCCCGTTTTTTAGGCAACTTAAACACATAGAACATTGCTGTATAAATTCCTAGAGATTTGCTATATTACAAATTTCTATTGTTTTACCTTGAAAAATTACATGGATATAACTTGTTTTGAGACACAATGCTAATATGCCATGAGCGTTTTATGCTACAAACAATGATTTATGACTCAAAACCCAAGTTACCCAACTGTAGACGTACCACAAAAGTATGTTGACTTAATCGGGAAgtttttataatcattaaaAGAACTTGTTAAAGGTATATATACAAGTACATTGGTAATTTCAAATATTAACTAGGTACCCGGGCACAATTTATAATTAGGTATTCGGGTCAACCAGAATCTAGTTTAGGGCAGGTCTTTTGTTCAGGTCCAGGATTTTGCTAGGCCTACATAGGATAGGAAGAGACTTGTAACACATCTGTACTGACTACTGAGATCATCCAAAGTCTTTGTAATGAAGGATAACACAATAAAATAAAGGGCTTAGTTCGCCGGAATGCAGTTAACTAATCCTGAAAAGTTATTGTTTGC includes these proteins:
- the LOC122578443 gene encoding photosynthetic NDH subunit of lumenal location 3, chloroplastic, which codes for MASTANLSQILGTIPVISKLSGDGKPRTEAAASRLVGNKVEEGQNNILKPTRRLALGLGTIGIFANSNVAVSLADDNGFWLNGPIPIPRAVNMIDNVETGTRSFLKTGVYIADIGTKGRQFRLKKYAFDLLALGDLIGKDAWNYVKKYLRLKSTFMYFDFDKVISAATPDDKPPLLDLANRLFDTVEKLEDAVKKQDLPQTELLYHDTSVILQEVMTKMA